One genomic window of Macrobrachium rosenbergii isolate ZJJX-2024 chromosome 51, ASM4041242v1, whole genome shotgun sequence includes the following:
- the LOC136833554 gene encoding uncharacterized protein — MQNVNSAARSMEYELGRGGGGYGYHRYVDCNSALAVIGFILFVDILRDFIETIIEKEEEEEEGRGAGGARKRRWAPDDEVSANFWLPREEQEPDVLEFVSEDGPQHLFRSLPKILPPVLDGWMKQNKTKHHTQCFQQSICQANFVLARDYGAAGRIIATLLSNVVSHAFRGSEEEGLLEATLRAARTGRRRSHCLHAYPGCHDRSTL; from the exons ATGCAAAACGTTAACA gtGCAGCAAGATCTATGGAGTATGAGCTAGGCAGAGGTGGTGGTGGATATGG GTACCATCGCTACGTCGACTGTAACTCAGCTCTGGCCGTGATTGGTTTCATTCTCTTCGTCGATATTCTGAGG GACTTCATAGAAACAATcatagaaaaggaagaagaagaagaagaaggacgggGAGCGGGTGGAGCGAGGAAGAGGCGGTGGGCTCCTGATGATGAGGTGTCTGCGAACTTCTGGCTTCCTCGAGAGGAACAAGAACCTGATGTTTTGGAATTCGTCAGCGAGGATGGCCCCCAACACCTTTTCCGATCCCTGCCAAAGATTTTGCCTCCTGTGTTG GATGGTTGGATGAAGCAGAATAAAACTAAGCATCACACACAGTGCTTTCAGCAAAGCATTTGTCAGGCGAACTTCGTGCTTGCGAGAGATTACGGAGCTGCAGGAAGAATTATCGCTACTTTACTCAg CAACGTTGTCAGCCACGCATTTCGAGGTTCCGAGGAGGAAGGGTTGCTAGAGGCTACGCTTCGTGCTGCcagaacaggaagaagaagaagccattgtTTACACGCCTATCCGGGGTGCCACGATCGTTCAACGTTATAG